Proteins from a single region of Synechococcus sp. WH 8109:
- a CDS encoding gamma carbonic anhydrase family protein, whose protein sequence is MTGSKPWPDPQIDANAWVAESAVVIGNVQMAAGSSLWPMAVARGDLEQISIGAGSNVQDGAVLHGDPGQPVRLGADVTLGHRAVIHGATLEDGCLVGIGAIVLNGVTVGAGALVAAGSVVTKDVPPGTLVMGMPASVKRELSPEAIDEQRCHARRYAQLAASQAQFRP, encoded by the coding sequence ATGACTGGCTCCAAGCCCTGGCCCGATCCCCAGATCGATGCCAACGCCTGGGTTGCTGAATCCGCCGTCGTGATTGGAAATGTGCAGATGGCAGCGGGCAGCAGCCTCTGGCCCATGGCCGTTGCGCGCGGTGATCTCGAGCAGATCAGCATCGGTGCAGGCAGCAATGTTCAAGACGGTGCCGTGCTCCATGGGGATCCGGGACAGCCGGTTCGCCTCGGTGCCGATGTCACCTTGGGGCACAGGGCTGTCATCCATGGCGCCACGCTCGAGGATGGATGCCTGGTGGGAATTGGGGCCATCGTTCTCAATGGCGTCACCGTCGGTGCAGGCGCTCTGGTGGCTGCTGGATCTGTTGTCACCAAGGATGTGCCTCCCGGAACCCTGGTGATGGGCATGCCAGCTTCGGTGAAGCGGGAGTTGTCGCCTGAGGCGATTGATGAACAGCGCTGCCATGCTCGGCGCTACGCGCAATTGGCGGCATCCCAAGCCCAGTTCAGGCCTTGA
- the trmFO gene encoding FADH(2)-oxidizing methylenetetrahydrofolate--tRNA-(uracil(54)-C(5))-methyltransferase TrmFO, translating to MSQSPHVTVLGAGLAGTEAAWQIARAGVAVTLVEMRPIRRSPAHHSSDFAELVCSNSFGALSSDRAAGLLQEELRRLGSLVIGTADTHAVPAGGALAVDRGRYSAALTEALDQHPLVTIERREQQALPPEHVITVLATGPLTSESLAEDLRQFTGRADCHFFDAASPIVHGDSIDLSVAFLASRYDKGDADYINCPMDKEQYLAFRQALLEAEQAELKDFDKNDATFFEGCLPIEELARRGEDTMRYGPLKPIGLWDPRWGDVNDRDVRRAKRAYAVVQLRQEDKDGRLWNLVGFQTNLKWGEQKRVLQMIPGLGQAEFVRFGVMHRNTFLESPQLLQPTLQFLQRPNLLAAGQITGTEGYAAAVAGGWLAGTNAARLALGLEPIDLPATSMSGALTHFVSEAPTAKFQPMPPNFGLLPELPERIRDKRARYGAYRDRALQDLEPMRALQPQTVTA from the coding sequence TTGTCTCAATCTCCCCATGTCACCGTTCTTGGTGCCGGTCTTGCCGGCACTGAGGCGGCTTGGCAGATCGCCCGTGCAGGGGTTGCGGTCACCCTGGTGGAGATGCGTCCGATTCGACGCTCCCCTGCACACCACAGCAGTGACTTTGCTGAACTCGTCTGCAGCAACAGCTTTGGCGCTCTGAGCAGCGACCGTGCTGCTGGCTTATTGCAAGAGGAGCTCCGCAGGCTTGGCTCTTTGGTGATCGGCACGGCCGATACCCACGCTGTGCCTGCCGGCGGAGCCTTGGCCGTTGATCGCGGTCGCTACAGCGCTGCCCTCACCGAGGCTCTCGACCAGCATCCCCTGGTCACGATTGAACGACGGGAGCAGCAAGCTCTACCGCCGGAGCATGTGATCACCGTTCTGGCGACGGGGCCGCTCACGAGTGAATCGTTGGCGGAGGATCTGCGCCAGTTCACCGGTCGTGCCGACTGCCACTTTTTTGATGCGGCAAGTCCGATCGTGCATGGGGACAGCATCGATCTGTCGGTGGCCTTCCTCGCCAGCCGCTACGACAAGGGGGATGCGGACTACATCAACTGTCCGATGGACAAGGAGCAGTACCTGGCCTTCCGCCAGGCCCTGCTGGAGGCGGAACAGGCTGAACTCAAAGACTTCGACAAAAACGATGCCACCTTTTTTGAGGGTTGCTTGCCGATTGAGGAGTTGGCACGTCGTGGTGAAGACACCATGCGTTATGGCCCCCTGAAGCCGATCGGGCTCTGGGATCCCCGTTGGGGTGATGTGAACGATCGCGATGTGCGCCGGGCCAAGCGCGCCTACGCCGTGGTGCAGCTGCGGCAGGAAGACAAGGACGGGCGCCTCTGGAATCTGGTGGGTTTCCAGACGAATCTCAAATGGGGTGAGCAGAAGCGAGTTCTGCAGATGATTCCTGGGCTAGGCCAGGCGGAATTCGTGCGCTTTGGGGTGATGCACCGCAACACCTTCCTGGAGTCGCCGCAGCTGCTGCAGCCCACCCTGCAGTTCCTCCAGCGCCCCAACCTCCTGGCAGCAGGCCAGATCACAGGCACCGAGGGCTATGCCGCCGCCGTGGCCGGTGGCTGGTTGGCCGGCACCAATGCGGCTCGGTTGGCCCTGGGCCTGGAGCCAATTGATCTGCCGGCCACCTCCATGAGTGGAGCCCTCACTCATTTCGTCAGCGAGGCACCAACGGCCAAGTTCCAGCCGATGCCCCCCAATTTCGGTTTGTTGCCCGAGCTGCCAGAACGTATTCGCGACAAGCGAGCGCGCTATGGCGCCTACCGGGATCGTGCCCTCCAGGATCTTGAGCCGATGCGGGCTCTCCAACCCCAGACAGTGACGGCATGA
- a CDS encoding photosystem II protein Y, which produces MDARLFLVVAPILAAVSWAAFNIGRAAVGQLQLMLKRSRA; this is translated from the coding sequence ATCGATGCCCGCCTGTTCCTTGTGGTTGCCCCGATCCTCGCTGCTGTCAGCTGGGCTGCTTTCAACATCGGCCGTGCGGCTGTGGGCCAGCTGCAGCTGATGCTGAAGCGCAGCCGCGCCTAA
- a CDS encoding NAD(P)-binding protein, with protein MAEVDLAVIGAGLAGCSLIGRLQQLGSDLNIAVIEAGRGPGGRMATRRRRDQSVWLLNHGAPGLTLSESIPDEMNALLEPLRAASVLQRDKRAVLSLDAQSGLSPANSPDAWPNGGWWHGVPSMASICEALLETAGFAQLSRQFETRVRWLERRRDHWLLENEDRSWSLRAKRLVLSGTLLAHPRSLKMLAWDDVPLRTAVAEGVDEDLDKALSLLQHSQAEVRWNLMVDLGVLALNAEELPAQIWLNDAAKARWKVERLVLQPQSDGRWGLVVHGLDSGQAITPESQRCLLAQEQQRLLELLPELLQALPVVSATLNQATPLGVMRWGASRPLNNPLPQELQWCPTSAVGFCGDWIAGPGFGRAEGAISSGVNLAEQLHADR; from the coding sequence GTGGCTGAGGTTGATCTCGCCGTTATCGGTGCAGGACTGGCTGGCTGCAGCCTGATTGGCCGGCTCCAGCAGCTGGGATCTGATCTCAACATCGCTGTGATTGAAGCCGGCAGGGGGCCAGGTGGACGCATGGCAACCCGCAGGAGACGCGATCAAAGCGTCTGGCTGCTCAACCATGGAGCACCGGGCTTGACTCTCAGTGAATCCATACCAGATGAAATGAACGCGCTGCTGGAGCCGTTGCGGGCAGCGAGTGTTCTTCAGCGGGACAAGCGAGCTGTGCTCTCGCTCGACGCCCAATCAGGGTTATCACCCGCCAACAGCCCCGACGCCTGGCCAAATGGTGGCTGGTGGCATGGTGTTCCCAGCATGGCCAGCATCTGCGAGGCGCTGCTCGAGACTGCTGGCTTCGCGCAACTGAGCCGTCAGTTCGAAACGCGTGTGCGCTGGTTGGAGCGACGCCGGGACCATTGGCTACTTGAGAACGAGGATCGAAGCTGGAGCCTCAGGGCCAAGCGCCTTGTGCTCAGTGGAACCCTGCTGGCCCATCCCCGCTCACTGAAGATGCTGGCCTGGGATGACGTCCCCCTGCGCACAGCCGTTGCAGAGGGCGTGGATGAAGACCTCGACAAGGCACTGAGCCTGCTGCAACACAGCCAAGCCGAGGTGCGCTGGAACCTGATGGTGGATCTGGGCGTACTCGCACTCAACGCTGAGGAGCTGCCTGCTCAGATCTGGTTGAACGACGCCGCCAAAGCGCGCTGGAAAGTGGAACGCCTCGTGCTGCAGCCGCAAAGCGATGGTCGCTGGGGGCTTGTGGTGCATGGCTTGGATTCCGGGCAAGCAATCACGCCCGAAAGCCAGCGGTGCCTGCTGGCACAGGAGCAACAGCGTCTGTTGGAGCTGTTGCCCGAACTGCTGCAAGCCCTGCCGGTTGTTTCAGCTACGTTGAACCAAGCGACCCCGTTGGGTGTGATGCGCTGGGGCGCCTCACGGCCTCTCAACAACCCCTTGCCACAAGAGCTGCAGTGGTGCCCCACCAGCGCCGTGGGGTTTTGTGGCGACTGGATCGCAGGGCCCGGCTTCGGCAGAGCGGAGGGAGCGATCAGCAGCGGCGTCAACCTCGCTGAACAGCTGCACGCTGACCGCTAA